The Lonchura striata isolate bLonStr1 chromosome Z, bLonStr1.mat, whole genome shotgun sequence genome window below encodes:
- the LOC110471224 gene encoding programmed cell death 1 ligand 2 encodes MFQIQITILLLETQLSMVSALFTVEVPQQLYTAEYGSNVTMECRFPVNGSVDLGLLTVFWEQKRQGSSKSKEVYTFRNGKALHPSQHPDYIGRASLLHSELMLGRAILQITNVKITDAGSYLCLIDYQGVDYKYIALEVRASYKRINTRVMRIPGEDKLVFMCQSEGFPLAEIFWQNENFNLSGFANTTYTLTADGLYNVTSTLTFKPNMSENYTCVFWNKELNGETSAHFSTSALMSTQYNGQKFLISLIVPTCVTVAVLLSALIIFQKRKSFKNEQHKKDRKRKLNPNAKDENSDDFNSQTEALYLSTVTTSRDSGSVDL; translated from the exons CTTTGTTTACAGTTGAAGTTCCTCAACAGCTCTACACTGCAGAGTACGGGAGCAATGTGACCATGGAATGCAGATTCCCTGTGAATGGCTCAGTGGATCTAGGACTCCTGACTGTTTTTTGGGAACAGAAAAGGCAGGGCTCATCAAAATCAAAAGAGGTGTATACATTCCGTAATGGGAAGGCACTCCATCCATCTCAACATCCTGATTACATAGGAAGAGCATCACTTCTGCACAGTGAACTGATGTTGGGACGAGCCATCCTCCAGATCACCAATGTTAAGATCACAGATGCAGGATCATACCTTTGTCTCATTGACTACCAGGGTGTGGACTACAAGTACATTGCTTTGGAAGTAAGAG CATCTTACAAGAGAATAAATACTCGAGTAATGAGAATACCGGGTGAAGACAAGCTTGTTTTTATGTGCCAGTCAGAAGGCTTTCCTCTGGCAGAGATTTTCTGGCAAAATGAGAACTTCAATCTCAGTGGATTTGCAAATACCACCTATACACTGACTGCAGATGGCCTCTACAATGTCACCAGCACCCTGACATTCAAACCAAACATGAGTGAGAACTACACGTGTGTCTTCTGGAATAAAGAACTGAATGGAGAAACTTCAGCTCACTTTTCCACTTCAG cTTTAATGAGTACACAGTATAATGGACAAAAATTCCTGATCTCTTTAATCGTCCCCACATGCGTGACTGTAGCTGTCCTTCTCTCTGCACTAATAAtatttcagaagagaaaatcaTTCAAGAATGAACAACACAAAAAAG acaggaaaagaaaactgaacCCGAACGCAAAGGATGAGAACA GTGATGATTTTAACTCTCAGACTGAGGCTTTATACTTGTCAACTGTCACAACTTCAAGAGATAGTGGAAGTGTGGATCTGTGA